In Centropristis striata isolate RG_2023a ecotype Rhode Island chromosome 8, C.striata_1.0, whole genome shotgun sequence, the genomic window GTGAGTGAGCGTCTTTCATGATACGAATGAATAATTAGTGTGAGGGCTCTTACCCCATCATGGACCAAGGCCTTCCAGGAGTGTTCTAACTTCTTAATAAACCTAAATAATAAGACATAATAAAATtattcattgaaaaatatataaaatggtaATTAGGTGGGAAGCTTGCCTACAAATTGAGAATGAATGTTGATAAGAGGAGGAGGTCGCTGCTCTGAACCAACCTGTAGGACTGGAGAATGTCAATGATGCCGATGTAGATCAGCAGCCTCTCTCCTTTAGTATTACGAGATGGAATACCGCCCATGCTGGAAGGACAAGGCCAGGGAAGCAACAACAGATTGTCATGTCTTGAGAATTGTCATGTCACAGTCACAGATCACACGACAAACACATACAAGTTCATATTCAGCTTTGCTTGTGGTCAGCGAAGCATCAAGACTCACTGGTCTTCTGAATCCAAAGCTCCCTTCCCTCTAGCCTCCCCCTGGATGGACTCCATGGCGGTACAGTAGAGACTTTTCTGAGCCTGTGGTCGGCGCTGATCTGGGGTCACTGCTCCCTCTGACCCCCCGCTGTCACCCGAGTTGCCCCCGCTGCGCTCCCGCTCGCGGCTGGCCTGGTCCATGTTGTGGATGCccatcaacagactgtaatccATGATCTTGAAACTCTGCAAGAGctgcatgaaaaaaagaaacacagtaAATAGGTTGGAATTAGCATCAATAACACAGTTTCACAGACAGTACCATACTCACAACAACATtgatattatttgttattttgctCGATGGTGGTGACGGTGGTGAAAAAGTACAATTTTAGAAGCTAATGCCAGAGTGGATTCAAATAATGATATTCAAATACATATTTTGATAATTCGGATGACAAAAATGTTACTTAAACAGCAAAATAAGGTTAAGATACATACAGGCACTATCAGCAAATCAGACAGCAGCAGTTAGCTGGTAGAcgcacaatgaaaataaatcaacacaGAGTGGTAATGGTATTTGAGAGAAGATAATAAATGAGTGGTGGCCAGTCGATTTAAACCGATGTAGTGTAAATTTAAGTGGGCtgtggagaagcaaagtaaCAGTGACCACAAAGCAACAGCAAAGGAAGATTAGCCTTTAATGGAAAGAGATAATTTGATGAACAAATGATGTGCAGCCTCAGTTATGCAAGCTGTTTGATTTTCCAAGGTCGTATAAACCAAcattataaaaagacataacatcctgtgtgatgatgatgaatgcAGCCAGTCTCTTCCATCACTTGAAAAGATATCATCCCTCAAAGTAAACAAAGTATTAGTTTGCAGTGTCATGCAAGCTTGAGTCATTTCTGCAACACTAGACTGTTGGCGATGCCAGCAGTGGTTGGAGCTCAACACTAAGTGACAAACAACACTGTCTAACAACGCTGACTAATCGCCTCAAGAGAAATTGAAAATTAAAGACATCTCTGTGAAAAACAGCAAAGTTTCCAAGAAGCTTTTTACACCTGCTGCTTCATCTGTCAAGCTGTCTGCAGAATAATTTAGACATGTATGGGTTTGTTATTACATGTCTTGGCACTATGTCACtggccaaaataacaaataaatacctTCTAGCATTAGTTCAATCCTTTatgctgacaaaaaaagatcagattcataaaattattattgataatgaCAACATAGATGCTCAGAAAGATAGATTTAATGCATCTATTTCGCAGGAAATACAGTATCTTTTATGTGAGAGCACAATGATAATATATTCTGCTCGTGTATAATTTAGGCTTGTTGAGGAATTTCAATATGCTTTTGCATATTGCAACAATGCCTGCAAATGTGTCCTGTAAGTCCCATGTTGGCTGAGAGGcttgaataaaaatgaatcaagtcaataaaaaaaacaagcgtCTCTCTGACTCACCAAGCAGTCCCTCTGTATAGTCTTGCACAGGGCATTGTAGTTGTCCGCTTCCAGCAGCAGCCCGTCGGGCAAGTCCTGGATGAAGTCCAGGTCTTTGTGAGTGGGAACCgccttttctctttccttaGGGGAAGCTCGTCTCTTATAGGTGGAGCCTTTGAGGTCATATTTGAGGTGCATGGGGATGATCCGAGGCAGAAGATTGTTCATTACTACAATACGGATATTCTTGCCTCCTGCCTGAACACAATACAGCCCGTAGAACTTGGGTAGGAGGGTGCGCTTGTTTTGGTTTATGTTCTGGAAGGCAAAAGGAATATTGGATACAGATATATGACTTAAATTAGAAAGAAATTATTAGAACACTCACTCATTTAAGCCTCCTACTCTTGTGATAATTATAGTCactgcaaaaataataaatcactcATATTGAACACGCTCCCACTTTCTGCTATATTCACTCGTCAGGCTCACCATGAAGTATCCAGGCAGGAGTTTCTGGAGAAACTCTGCTTCTTTGTGTTGAACAGTCTTTATGATGAACTCGTCATCGCTGGAGACATAGAAGAGGGATCCGCTGGCTCCGGGGTTAGACAGCTCAATCAGTGGCTCATTACACAGAGAATACTTTAAAAGGAATAGAAGTCTGCATTAGTAACCAGTCGATGCTCCTAAAATCCAAATAATATCAACATATCCTGTATGCTTTCACTGGAATAAgctattaagaaaaaaaaggctttatttGGAATATCGAAATGGAATATGCCGTTTATGCACCACATCCAAAATATTGTCATATTCGGAATAATATGTGGAATATTAGTGTGCATTTAAACATAGTCAGTGAGTGTGAAATTCAAAAGTGCTGAAactgaaaaacagcagcagcgaAAGCAGATCGAGAGGAAATTTGATGAAAGTATTTGGATTAAGGCTTCACTCAGACCTGTGAGGGCAGGGAGCCATGACCACAGTGTCAACTATTTGTGGTCAAGTGTTGGCGAAGAAAAGCCTTAAATCTTCCAAAGTGCTGAGGCACTTGCAAACCAGACACAAATTATTCCAGATGAAAACCACAACTACATGGTAAAACAAAAAGCTGTCTTGCAAAAAGCTGTTAtagtaaaaaagaaaaccctTCATGCCTCTTCCATCAAAAATACCAGCTCGAAAACTTACAATTTTCACTTTTCATACTCCAAAAGAAAGACAGGAGCAGTTACTAAAGCCATTACGAGAGAAGTTTCTGTAAAcatggcagtgtgtgtgtgtgtgtgtgtggtgttagtactgaCCAGGTAGTCATCTGGCCGAATACCAAAGAGTTCTCTGAAGTAACGAAAGGCAATAGGAGCGTAGGTCTTAAAGCGAAAGTCACTGTAGTGGTGAGCAGGGGTCAGGTTACTGCCTTCACTGAAAAACACATGAGAGGGTCAATGACCGTTACACTGCAtacaatcaaaaaacacaaaattcactTCACATTCATTTTAGTTTATTCGACTAAAGCTCTGTTATCAACCTGGGGAAGAAGATGCTTTCGACCACCACAAAGTCCTGCATGAGAACATCCCTCTCTGCCTTTTGGCTTAAGCTGCCAACTGTGTGAGTAATCCCCAACTGGATGGCACCTTTTAGGGCAGATGATGTGGTCTAGAGGGgtcagagaggaaaaaagataTCAAAGAACAAACAATATTTTACGCCTGTGACTTCTGCTGTTTTACTCATTATTCTTGTGATGTCTACAGAGAGGAATTCCCAAACTAACTTTAGCATATAAACTCCAGACATCTTTTCACTTCTGCTGGTCAGAGTTGTGGGTGTCCAAAAACCCCACTGGTTTTACTGCCCCCCACCCTGTTCTAACCTTTTTATAGGTGGTCTCTCCTGTGGTGGTCTCAACCCCCCGGTGTCCGATGGTCTTCTTCATACTCTGAGTTGTGCCTGAAGAGCCAGGCATCTgagggagaagagaaagagaaaccaTTAAATACGGTGTGCTGAGTGCGTTGGTGCTTGTGAACACACAAG contains:
- the LOC131976300 gene encoding phosphatidylinositol 4-phosphate 5-kinase type-1 alpha-like, with product MATAGTADSGSTAPTGTSGIRKMAPSEMPGSSGTTQSMKKTIGHRGVETTTGETTYKKTTSSALKGAIQLGITHTVGSLSQKAERDVLMQDFVVVESIFFPSEGSNLTPAHHYSDFRFKTYAPIAFRYFRELFGIRPDDYLYSLCNEPLIELSNPGASGSLFYVSSDDEFIIKTVQHKEAEFLQKLLPGYFMNINQNKRTLLPKFYGLYCVQAGGKNIRIVVMNNLLPRIIPMHLKYDLKGSTYKRRASPKEREKAVPTHKDLDFIQDLPDGLLLEADNYNALCKTIQRDCLLLQSFKIMDYSLLMGIHNMDQASRERERSGGNSGDSGGSEGAVTPDQRRPQAQKSLYCTAMESIQGEARGKGALDSEDHMGGIPSRNTKGERLLIYIGIIDILQSYRFIKKLEHSWKALVHDGDTVSVHRPGFYADRFQQFMCNTVFKKIPLKPSPSKKSRGGGQGGLRRAPTLGAPTPLSHATSGVDSRLVYHSHFKSTDSEADSGVQLGRPDLVPRTPPLGENPADYEANLSTSSLGSTGVASTSPPLRSVGVEVHKSANTDFDHHSLEAEGALDNSGNLSGNEDVVSLSDIIPETNICF